In Chitinophagaceae bacterium, the genomic window AAGCGCTTCTGTAGATGTGGGTTCTATCTTTACCAATAATGCCGACAGGGATACCCATTTAAAATCGGCCGATTTTTTTGATGCTGCTAGTTTTCCGCAAATGGTTTTTGAAGCGTTACAATTTGAGCAAAAGAGTTCAGGTAATTATACCCTTGCCGGCAACTTAACTATAAAAAATATTACAAAGTCCATTACTCTTGATGTGGAATGTGGTGGTATTTTAAAAGATCCTTACGGAAATATAAAAGCCGGCTTTTCATTTACCGGAAAACTAAACCGTAAAGACTGGGGCTTAAACTGGAATGCAACCCTTGAATCCGGTGCTGTGCTGGTGAGCGATGAAGTAAGGCTTATGGGTGACCTGCAATTTGTAAAATCACAATAAAAGAATATAAAGTTTGAGAAATAAAAAAACCACGGGTTTGATACCGTGGTTTTTTTATTTTAATATATTTAAACAGCCTCTGCGCTCATTTTTTTTGCTTCTTTTTTTCTTTCTTCCTCATCTAAAATAACTTTTCTCATGCGGATGCATACAGGTGTTACTTCAATACATTCATCCTGTTGGATATACTCCATGCATTCTTCCAGTGTCAATTGGGTTTTGGGGGCAATATTGGTGGCAGCATCGCTTCCGCTGGCACGCATATTAGTAAGTTTTTTACCTTCTACCACATTTACCACAAGGTCGCCGGGTTTTATATGCTCGGCTACAATTTGGCCGGAGTAAACATCTTCTCCCGGATCAATAAAAAAGGTTCCCCTGTCCTGCAGTTTGTCTATAGAGTAACCTGTACTGGTGCCGCCTTGTTTTACAAGCAATACGCCATTATTGCGCCCGGGTATTGGGCCTTTCCAGGGTTTGTAATCTATAAAGCGATGCGCCATAACGGCCTCACCTGTTGTTGCCGTAAGCATTTGGGTTCTTAACCCTATTAATCCACGGGATGGAATTTCAAATTCAAGGTGCTGCATTTCACCCTTGGTATCCATTACATGCATTTCGCCTTTACGGCGGGTTACCAGGTCAATTACTTTGCTGGCAAATTCTACCGGTACATCCACCACCAGGGTTTCGTAAGGCTCGCATTTGGCACCATTAATTTCTTTTACAATTACCTGCGGCTGTCCTACGGTAAGCTCATAACCTTCACGGCGCATGGTTTCAATTAATACACCCAGGTGCAAAATGCCACGGCCATAAACCACAAAACTTTCTCCTCTTTCACTGTCTTCTACCCTTAGTGCAAGATTTTTTTCTGTTTCTTTTATTAAGCGGTCACGCAGATGTCGGCTGGTTAAAAATTTTCCGCCGGATTTTTCTGCATTACCAAAAAAGGGAGAATTGTTAATGCCAAAAAGCATGTTCATGGTGGGTTCATCAACACTAATTACAGGTAATGCTTCGGGGTTTTCAAAGTCGGCTATTGTATCGCCAATATTAAAATCTTCAAGGCCTACCACGGCACAAATATCTCCAGGCAAAACTTCGGTAACTTTCTTTTTGCCCATACCTTCAAATACGTATAATTCTTTTACCCTCGATTTTTTTATTGTTCCATCTGTTTTAACTAGTGAAATAGGTTGGTTTTCTTTAATAACTCCCCGAGTTACTTTACCTACGGCAATTCGGCCCAAAAAGGAGCTGTAATCAAGCGAAGTGATTTGTAACTGAAGCGTACCTACTTCTATTTTTGGAGCAGGTACATATTTAATAACACCATCTAATAGCGGTGTAATATTATCTATTTCAACCAGTGAGTTATTAAACCAACCGTTTTTACCCGAGCCGTAAAAAGTAGGAAAATCCAATTGTTCTTCTGTGGCATCCAGCGTAAAAAACAATTCAAAAACGGCATCATGCACTTCATCGGGGCGACAATTTGGCTTATCGACTTTATTAATAACTACAATGGGTTTTAAGTTAAGTTGCAGGGCTTTTTGCAGTACAAACCTGGTTTGCGGCATTGGGCCTTCAAAAGCATCTACCAATAAAATTACACCATCGGCCATTTTAAGCACTCGCTCTACCTCGCCGCCAAAATCACTGTGCCCGGGTGTATCAATTACATTTATTTTTGTACCGTTGTATTCTACAGCAGCATTTTTGCTAAAAATGGTAATTCCCCGTTCTTTTTCAAGATCGTTATTATCCATAATTAATTCACCGGTAGCCTGGTTTTCTCTAAACACTTTTGTAGCATGTAAAATTTTATCAACCAGTGTGGTTTTGCCATGGTCAACGTGGGCAATAATAGCAATGTTGCGAATGTTCATTTAAGTTAAATTAAGGGTTTAGATTTTGATGCACCGTGATGCCGTTAAACCCAAAGCGGGCGCAAAGGTATTGTTTTTTGGCCGCTTAAAGAAGCTTTTTTTGAATAAATTAAGAGCTTGATTTTAAAGTTCAGAAAGGCTAAAAGGGTATAAAAAACACTTGAATGAAGCAGTTTTATCAAAACTTTAAGCCGGAAAACAGAATTTTAATAAATATATAATCGTCATTTAATAGTTCAAAATAAAAATCCATGAAAATATTAAGTACACATAAAAACCCCAGACAGAGTGCCTTACCCAGCTTAATACTTTGCATTGTACTGGATGTAATTGGTATGGCCAGTTTTACTATACCTTTTATAGGGGAATTTTCTGATGTGATTTGGGCGCCACTATCCGGCTTAGTTTATAACCGACTTTTTGGTGGTAAAATGGGTGTGTTTGGGGGAATGTTCAGCTTTTTGGAAGAAGCGCTACCCTTTACCGATATTTTACCCACTTTTACTTTAAGCTGGCTTATAAGGAGGAGAAACCTGCAAAAAGAGGCAAAACCGCTGCATACCATACTACTAAGCGCCCAATAACAGTATTAAATACTGTTTAATCTTTTTTTCTGCTTCTTATGGAGCAGTTTTTTTATTTTTGAGAAAACTATTAATTATGAAAACAATATTTCTACTGTTCATTTCTATTTTAGCAGTAGCCGTTTTACCGGCCCAACCCAATTTTACTGCATTGCAATTGAACCCGGTTTATCCCGGTCAGAATTCGGGTGTTGAATTTGTTTATAACCAATCCCTTTCTTCGCTTATAAGAAAAGAACCGATAAAAGTTGCCGTATATCTTATTGGCAAAGAAATAAAGGCAATGGAGCCAACCTTAAAACACTATGGCTCTAACTATAAAGGCTGGGTACAAACCGATAGCACAACCAATGCTATTGCATTTGTGTTTTATGCAGGAGAAGAAAAAGATGTAAACGCCAATAAAGGATATGTGGTTCCGGTTTACAATAATAAAAAAGAACCAGTAAGTGGCTATTATGGCGCTGCTGCAAATTTATGGGGCGGTGGAATGTCGGATTATTTTTTAGGTATTGAAGCCAATACCGGCGTGGCTTTAATGGTACTGGAAGAAGGTATTGCAAAGGACCCTCAATTAAAATACGACCCTGAATTTTTAGGGAACTATTTCAACTTTTTATCCCGTGCAAAGAAAAAAGAGGCTAAACACTTAATTACAAAAGAGCTGCAATTATTTGCAGCTAAGCCCAACCTTAGCGAAATAGATTATACCCTTATTGCGCAATGGTACGACAGGTTTAAAGAAAAAAATGTTGCAGACAGTTTCCGCAACATTATGAAAACCACTTATCCTAAAGGAAACTGGGTAAAAGCAGACGCAACCAATGCATTGGTGCTAAGCCTGAGGGCAAAAAAACCGGCCGATGAAAAGAAAGCCCAGGTAGAGGAATTTTTGAAACAAAACAGTTCCGATAACCAGGAATCTATTAAAGAATTTTTACAGCAGCAAGTAGCCAATGCTTACGTACAGGAAAAAAACTGGAAGGGCCTTTTTGAATATGCCAAAAATTTAACGGCAGCCAGCCGTGCGTCTATGTTTAATAATGTAAGCTGGAATATGGCCGAAGAAGGAATAGAAAATATACAGGAAGCAAAACGTATGAGCTACGAAGCCACAAGCTGGGCAGAAAATGAAGTAAAAGCGCCAACAGAAAAAAAGCCTGCTATGCTCACCGGCCTGCAATGGGAAGAACAGCGCAAAAGAAACTTTGCCATGTATGCCGATACCTATGCATTTATTTTATACCAAAATGAAACGTATAAAGAAGGGTTACCCTATGCAAAAAGTGCTGCAACCTATAATAAATTTGCCGATGCCGAATACAATGAACGCTATGCATTGCTGGCAGAAAAAGCCTTGCCAGCTTCAGAAGCCCAAAAGCTAATTGAAGGATTTGTAAAAAGTGGTAAAGCATCTGCAAAAACAAAAGCTGCTCTTAAAAATATATATGTAAAAGAAAAAGGAAGCGATACCGGCTATGCAGCTTATTTAACAAACCTGGAAGAAGAAGCAATAATTGCCCGTAGGGCTGAAATTGCTAAAGGCATGATTAATGAACCTGCACCAGCTTTTGCCCTTAAAGATTTTGAAGGGAATAGCGTAAGCCTGGCAAGCCTTAAAGGAAAAGTAGTAGTAGTGGATTTTTGGGCAACATGGTGCGGGCCTTGTATTGCATCAATGCCAGGAATGAAAAAAGCCCAGGATAAATATAAAGGCAACCCAAATGTGAAATTTTTATTTGTAGATACCTGGGAAAAAGTAGATAACAAATTACAAAATGCCAAAGATTTTATGACCAAAAAAGGGTATGATTTTCATGTATTGCTTGATACGGAAGATAATGTAGTATCGGATTTTAAAGTAAGCGGCATCCCTACAAAATTTATTGTGGATGGCAAGGGCAATATTCGTTTTAAAGCCGTAGGTTTTGACGGAAATGACGATGCGCTTGTTGAAGAACTTACCACAATGATTGAGCTTGCAGGAAAATAATATTGAAAATAATATTGCCATGAAACCGATTGGAGATTTAAGAAAAGTGTATGAAAAAGAGACTTTATCAGAATCCTGCGTTGCAAAAAATCCATTAGATCAATTTTCGCTATGGTGGAAAGACGCAGTTGATAATAAAGTAGATGAAGCCAATGCCATGACGCTGGCTACAGCCGGTGAAGACGGCGCCCCACATGCAAGGATTGTTTTACTAAAAGGATTTGATAAAGACGGCTTTGTTTTTTTTACCAATTATCAAAGCCATAAATCACTGCAAATAATCCAAAACCCAAAAGTATCTTTACTTTTCTTTTGGCGAGAACTGGAACGGCAGGTACGTATAGAAGGCACTGCACTAAAAATAAGCGACGCAGATAGTGATGCATATTTTAACAGCAGGCCTTATGAAAGCCGTATTGGCGCATGGGTATCTGCCCAAAGTGAAATAATTGCATCCAGGGAAATACTGGAGAACAAAGTGAAAGAAATGGAAAAAAATTTTGAAGAAAAAACTATTGAACGTCCAAAGTTTTGGGGAGGCTTTTGCGTACAACCCCATAGTTTAGAATTTTGGCAGGGAAGGCCCGGCCGCTTACACGACCGGCTATTATATTCACTAAAGGAGGATAATAAGTGGACTATTTCCCGGCTTTCACCGTAATGCCATTAAATAAAGGACTTTGTAGTACTTTTTCATAAAAACATTCGTAAAATTACTATTTTATTTTTGAAAAATCTAATAGATATTTGCAATAACCTTTCATAATCAATAATCTGTATCGCCCTATGCAACAGGTTCCCGGTATTGTAATTTTGCTTTCAGTTTTATCAATTGCTATTGTTGCAACAGGTATGCTGCTGGATTTTTTCTTTAAAGTTTGGTGGGTTTTCCTTTTTTCATTTGTAAGCGGGTTTATTATGCTTGCAATTGCCTTATTTATTCTGCTGCATAAACTATTAAAAAAAGATTACAACAAGTAATCTTTTATCTAACACTTTTCTTTAAGAATTTATTAACTACCTAAAAGGTTTTGAAAATAAACCTTGAAGCATCTCTCTTGTCTGAATTTTATAGACAAGAATCAACTATTTCCTAAATAACTAAATTAACGATCATGAACAAAGTTTTACTTTCTTTATCCATAGTAGCAGCATTTACTGCTTGCAAACAGAGTCAACAAAAAAATGAAACGGAAACCCCACTTTTGCTATCGCCCAATACTGCTTATCAAAACAGCAGTTTAACCGATACGGCATTGAATTTAAATGAGCAAAAGCAGGCGACACAAGCACCAAGAATAATTGAAAAAACAACAATTATTTACCGCAATGCGCCGCAAAAATCGCCTAAATCCCCTAAGCCCGTTTTTGAATCCGAGCCCACGGCTACAACAAACCCTAGTGCACCAGAAACAAAAGATTCTACCCAGTCAGGAGGCACAGCCTCTGTTGAAACGGGAAATACCAATGGCCAGTTAGATGGAGCTGATGCTGATACCAAAGAAGAAAAAAAGGGTATAAGTAAAGCGGCAAAAGCTGCAATAATTGGTGCTGTTGGCGGAGCTGTTGCCGGTGCGGTAATTGGCAAAAATGGTAAAGGTGCCATAATTGGAGGCGTAATTGGTGCAGCTGGTGGTTATGTGCTTGGCAGAAAGCAGGATAAAAAAGACGGCCGGGTAAACTAACAGCCTATTAAAAGGTAAACCCTATTTAAATATTTCCCGCCTGTGCAAAGGCGGGTTTTTTTATTTTCCTAAAGCTGAAACTATAATTCCATTGAAAAAAAACCGTATATTAGACATCCTAATTATGAGCTCATGAAAAAATCTTTACTGATTTTGGTTGCCTGTATTTTTTCAGGCACCATTTATGCCCAAAGCCTTTCAGTAGTAAGTATGGATAGGTCTGGCGATAAAATACTTTTGTGTTTTAGAACCATAGATAATGCGTTGATTAATGTTTCTAAAGAAGGGCAATTGGTTGGCTATGGCATGGAAAATTTGCAAAGACAAAATTTGCATTGGATGTTTCCACCACAACTGGATCCATATATGGGCCGTGTGGAAAATTATTCAGATAACGAGGATGTGAACTTTAGAGGAAAAGTAAAATATATAGGGCAAACAATGATTACTTACTATGCCTCCTATGATAAAGATGAACTTCGTGGAAAGATAAAATCTATTGGCGCTACCGATTTTGTATATTTTGAAAGTTACAGCGATAACTCCTTTTCTGGCAATATGCAAAGGGCAGGAAACAACAATTTCACCTATTACAGTTCTTTTGATAATGAAGCGCTAAAAGGAAAATTTAAAACTATTGGAAATACCGGCCTAAGCTATTATCCTTCTTTTGAAGATAAAGCTATAAAGGGAAGAATTAAAAATATTGGAACAGACAATTTTACTTACTATACATCTTTTGACCGCAAAGGTTACCAGGGTGCTCAAAAATCTGGCTTTCAAACTAAGTTTATAAACAGCATTAGGTTCCAGGTATTCCCTTAATGGAAATTTAATTATTCACCAACCATATCTATATCTCTTTCATTATCCCAATTGGCTTTTACCGTTAACTTTTGAGATAAGGTAACGGCAATTTCGGGTTGACGTTTTGTGTTATAATCACCCGGGTCCCATTTTCCGTTTTGGTTGTTATCGTACAAAACCCTTAATTCATAATCTCCGGGTAGTATCATATTGTTTTGCCATGTACTACCGCCCACTGCAGCCGAAAGTTTAATTTCTTCTCCCTGCACCAGTTGTAAAACAGGGTGTTTTGTTAAATCCAGGTTTTGAAACCTCAATTGTATGGCACCGTAATCTTCTTTGCTAAAAGTTTTAAATCTTAGCGTATCGTTTTTGGTAATTTTTAAACCTATACTATCTTCAAACGCCGCTTGCTGGATTAATAATACATAATCTTTATTGGCAATCCAGGGTACTTTAAATGAAAAAATCCTTTGCGTACTGTCTGTAGTAATAGAAAAGGGCAAAGGCAAATAATTGGTGTCGGTGAGAGATACTTTGCTGCTGTCAAAATTTTTTATTTTGTTAGAAAATTTCAAATCAAAATTTTTTAATAAATCCTGTTTATAGGGGCTGGATAAGTTGCTGGTAAACTTTAATTCTTTATCGGGTTGGTTACGCCGGTTAGTTACAGGGTGGCCGGATGTAGTTCTTAAAGGTTGTTGTTTTGGTTTTTCAAGTGCATAGGCATTTAGGAAAAGAGGAGCAGTGGCATTGTTTATTTGAACCGGGGCACTTGCAAAAGCAAATAATTCGGAGCCGGAATTGTAGGTTTTCCCACCATCTTCGTCTTTTAAGGCAAAGGCATAAAAAGTACCTTCCGGCAAATTTTGAAATTGGAATGATCCTTTACCGTCAAGTTTGGCAATATAAAGGGGCCGCTCTTTATAAACGGAGCTGTCAGTAATATTTTTATAAAGCATTACAAGCAGGGTACTATCTGTTTTGCCGGTTTGGGCAAGGGTTACTTTTCCGGAAAGCGATAAGGAATCAATATAATTGCCGGTAGAAAAAGCATAGCTGAAGTTTTTTAAAATATTTCCTTCATTAACATCTTTTATTGCATTACCAAATTGCAGGGCGTAGGTTATATTTTCTTTTAACGTGTCCCGCAGTTTTATTACCAGCGTTTTTAAGTTGCCGCTTACGGTTGGGTTTTTTTGGGGTAATGGAGAAACCAAAAGGTTGTTCTGAATATTTTGTATATCAATATATTCATTAAACAACAGGGTAATTTTATTACCGCTAAAGTTTATGGTATTTATTTCGGGGGTTGCCTTAATCAATACCGGAGCTAAAGAATCTTTGGGGCCTCCTGATGGGTAGCCCATTTGGGCACAGCCACTACTTATAAAAACCAACAAGCCATAAAAGGCCAAAGCCAGTATTGCAGATAGGCAATATTTTACCATGGCGCAAATTTATAACAATACAGGAGCATAGCAGGCAACGAATTGTCAATTGTTTGCAGAAAATATTATTAAAAGTTGTTAAAACTTACCTTATAGCAGCCCTTTTTCATAGGCAAGGTGAAGTGCCTGTGCCCGGCTATTTACATGCAGCTTTTGATAAATATTAACCACGTGTTTTTTTGCGGTATTGGTGCTGATATTTAATTTTTGGCCAATTTCTTTATAAAATAAGCCTTGAACCAGCAATTGAAGTATCTCCATTTCTCTTTGCGAAAGATCGAAAAAATTTTTTTCGATTGTATTTGCTTTGGCTTTTTTTATAGTAAGTTCATTTTTTTGAACCAATTGTAAAATTTTATGTGCAATACCGGGCGAAATTGGCCCCGCACCGTTTTCATGCATTTGCCAAAGCATTTCTGCAATATTTTCTGCACTCTCATCTTTTAAAAGATAGCCATAAGCCCCGGCTTTAATGGCTTTAAATATTTTTTCTTCATCATCAAAAATGGTGAGCACAACAAATTTAATACTGGGGTAAAACGATGAGCCGGCAGCAATGGCATCTACGCCATCCATTTTGGGCATTTCCAAATCCATTAAAGCCACCTGTGGAATATCTATTGCCGGAATAGCTTTCATTTTTTCTAAAAAATCCTTCCCGTCTTCGGCTATAAGGGTAATTTTAAAATTGGGGTTGCGCAGTAATTTATCACGAATAATATTCCGGTTACTAAGCTTATCGTCTATTATGGCAATATTAATGTGCATTGGTATTTAAGCAAAAGTGGTTTTTCATACAAATTTCATTTTTCTAATGCAAACAGGCGCTAATCCAAATAGGTACTATACAACTATTATACGAATAGTAGTTCCGGTATCATTAGAAAAAATACCTAATTCAAACCCTGCTTCCTGGCTGCGCTTCTTCATATTTTCCAATCCATAGCCGGCAGAGTTAAATTCTTTATTATAAACAAAGCCATTTCCATTATCTATTACCTCAATTACCCATTTATTATTTTCCTCAAAGCTGTTAATAATGAGATTTGAAGCATTACTATGCTTTATGGCGTTGGATAGGGCTTCCTGTACAATGCGTACCAGGTTTAAGGCTTTGGAATAATGCAAATAATAACCTGCCGGAGCATTACCTTTTATAAAAAAAGATTTAGTGGGATAATACCGGTTAAAAGGCTGAATAAAATTTTTTAACCTCATCAGGCATTCTTCTGCGGAATATTTTTCTTTTTTTAAAGCCCAAATGGTTTCCCTTAATGCTGTAATAATATCTTTTGAGGCATATTTCAGGTCAGTCATGAGCAATGTTTTTTTGCTTTCTTCTTTTTCTTCCTCCAAAAGTTGGGTATTGTATAACACTGCATTGGCGTAAGCACCTACACTGTCATGCAGGTTCCTGGATATGCGTTCCCTTTCTACCTGCATTTTTTGTTCTTCTTCTAATGCTTTTAGTTTATGCTTGAATTTAGACCTTAGATAAAAATAAACGCCACCAATTGTAATGAGCAGGGAAAGAAATATAATGCCAGTAATAAACCACCACGTTTGCCAAAAGGGAGGATTAATAACTATATAGATTTCTTTTAATGGTATTGGGTTTTTGTCCAGAGACCTTGATGCCGACACCTGTAATACATATTTGCCCGGGGGCAATAAGTAACGTATGGCTTGTTGGTTGAGTAATTGAATCCACGAGCCATCAAAGCCTTTCATGCGGTAATTATAAAAATATTGATCAGGGTTTTGCGGTCCAATGGCAATAAAATCAAATGACAGGGAATTTAAATTATAAGGCAGAGTAATTTTTTTTATTTTCCAAATTGCAGAATCTCCAAAAATATTAATGCCATTCGATTTAATATCTGTAAGCAGGATACTTATATTTTCAGTTATAGCTACAATATTTTGAGGATAAAAACTGCTAATGCCTTTTACCCCGCCAAAAAACATTTCTCTATCCTTATCAACAGCAGATACATTGGTATTAAATTCATTTTCCTGCAACCCATCCTGTCGGGTAAGGTTTAAAACCAGGTTATTTTTACTTATTCTAATAATCCCTTTATTGGTACTGCACCAAAGCTGGCCCAGCTTATCTACCTCAATGGCATAAATACATTCATCGGGCAATCCCCATTTTTTATCCCAATGCTGCAGCGTTTTTCCTGTAGTGTCTATTTTAAAAACACCTTTATTGGTACCCATAAATATTTCAGCATTTGGCCCTTTTACAAAACTGCGTACACCGGCTGTATTGGGGAAGTATATTTTTTTTACAATTTTTATGGATGCTGTATCCAGGAAAAAGAGGGAATCGTTTACATGGCTAATAATATATTGGTTGTATACCAAAGCGCTCATTGGGTGGTCTTTAGTAAATGTGTAACAATGAATGGTATTGCGGACAAGGTTTATTTTATAAATATTGTTTTGGGAGGCTATAAGTGCGGTATGGTCATCCAGGTAATCAGTTTTGGTGTAATACTTTACGGCAGGGTTAATAGTAGTATCGGAGCAAAAAATAGTTATAGGCGATAATTGACTTAAATTTTTAGTAAGTTTCCAAACAATTTTTTCTCCCCAAAGAAAAATTAAATAGTCGCCAACGAGGTTTTTAATTATGGCAACAGGTGTGGTATTATGTTTAATTTTTGGAAAAAATTTTATCGTCTTTTTTACTTGTTGTAAAGTGTCAAATATTATTAATCCGTCACCCCTTATTCCGGCCAGAATTTTATTGTTAACCTTATCGGGGAGTACACAGTTAACAAACTTGTTT contains:
- a CDS encoding response regulator transcription factor, coding for MHINIAIIDDKLSNRNIIRDKLLRNPNFKITLIAEDGKDFLEKMKAIPAIDIPQVALMDLEMPKMDGVDAIAAGSSFYPSIKFVVLTIFDDEEKIFKAIKAGAYGYLLKDESAENIAEMLWQMHENGAGPISPGIAHKILQLVQKNELTIKKAKANTIEKNFFDLSQREMEILQLLVQGLFYKEIGQKLNISTNTAKKHVVNIYQKLHVNSRAQALHLAYEKGLL
- a CDS encoding TlpA family protein disulfide reductase, whose amino-acid sequence is MKTIFLLFISILAVAVLPAQPNFTALQLNPVYPGQNSGVEFVYNQSLSSLIRKEPIKVAVYLIGKEIKAMEPTLKHYGSNYKGWVQTDSTTNAIAFVFYAGEEKDVNANKGYVVPVYNNKKEPVSGYYGAAANLWGGGMSDYFLGIEANTGVALMVLEEGIAKDPQLKYDPEFLGNYFNFLSRAKKKEAKHLITKELQLFAAKPNLSEIDYTLIAQWYDRFKEKNVADSFRNIMKTTYPKGNWVKADATNALVLSLRAKKPADEKKAQVEEFLKQNSSDNQESIKEFLQQQVANAYVQEKNWKGLFEYAKNLTAASRASMFNNVSWNMAEEGIENIQEAKRMSYEATSWAENEVKAPTEKKPAMLTGLQWEEQRKRNFAMYADTYAFILYQNETYKEGLPYAKSAATYNKFADAEYNERYALLAEKALPASEAQKLIEGFVKSGKASAKTKAALKNIYVKEKGSDTGYAAYLTNLEEEAIIARRAEIAKGMINEPAPAFALKDFEGNSVSLASLKGKVVVVDFWATWCGPCIASMPGMKKAQDKYKGNPNVKFLFVDTWEKVDNKLQNAKDFMTKKGYDFHVLLDTEDNVVSDFKVSGIPTKFIVDGKGNIRFKAVGFDGNDDALVEELTTMIELAGK
- a CDS encoding Ig-like domain-containing protein, with the protein product MVKYCLSAILALAFYGLLVFISSGCAQMGYPSGGPKDSLAPVLIKATPEINTINFSGNKITLLFNEYIDIQNIQNNLLVSPLPQKNPTVSGNLKTLVIKLRDTLKENITYALQFGNAIKDVNEGNILKNFSYAFSTGNYIDSLSLSGKVTLAQTGKTDSTLLVMLYKNITDSSVYKERPLYIAKLDGKGSFQFQNLPEGTFYAFALKDEDGGKTYNSGSELFAFASAPVQINNATAPLFLNAYALEKPKQQPLRTTSGHPVTNRRNQPDKELKFTSNLSSPYKQDLLKNFDLKFSNKIKNFDSSKVSLTDTNYLPLPFSITTDSTQRIFSFKVPWIANKDYVLLIQQAAFEDSIGLKITKNDTLRFKTFSKEDYGAIQLRFQNLDLTKHPVLQLVQGEEIKLSAAVGGSTWQNNMILPGDYELRVLYDNNQNGKWDPGDYNTKRQPEIAVTLSQKLTVKANWDNERDIDMVGE
- a CDS encoding glycine zipper 2TM domain-containing protein — its product is MNKVLLSLSIVAAFTACKQSQQKNETETPLLLSPNTAYQNSSLTDTALNLNEQKQATQAPRIIEKTTIIYRNAPQKSPKSPKPVFESEPTATTNPSAPETKDSTQSGGTASVETGNTNGQLDGADADTKEEKKGISKAAKAAIIGAVGGAVAGAVIGKNGKGAIIGGVIGAAGGYVLGRKQDKKDGRVN
- a CDS encoding YceI family protein, which gives rise to MSIVKWTLDPAHSELSFKIRHMMIANVQGLYKNFIASIEANGDEFNQAKVSASVDVGSIFTNNADRDTHLKSADFFDAASFPQMVFEALQFEQKSSGNYTLAGNLTIKNITKSITLDVECGGILKDPYGNIKAGFSFTGKLNRKDWGLNWNATLESGAVLVSDEVRLMGDLQFVKSQ
- the pdxH gene encoding pyridoxamine 5'-phosphate oxidase — translated: MKPIGDLRKVYEKETLSESCVAKNPLDQFSLWWKDAVDNKVDEANAMTLATAGEDGAPHARIVLLKGFDKDGFVFFTNYQSHKSLQIIQNPKVSLLFFWRELERQVRIEGTALKISDADSDAYFNSRPYESRIGAWVSAQSEIIASREILENKVKEMEKNFEEKTIERPKFWGGFCVQPHSLEFWQGRPGRLHDRLLYSLKEDNKWTISRLSP
- the typA gene encoding translational GTPase TypA; amino-acid sequence: MNIRNIAIIAHVDHGKTTLVDKILHATKVFRENQATGELIMDNNDLEKERGITIFSKNAAVEYNGTKINVIDTPGHSDFGGEVERVLKMADGVILLVDAFEGPMPQTRFVLQKALQLNLKPIVVINKVDKPNCRPDEVHDAVFELFFTLDATEEQLDFPTFYGSGKNGWFNNSLVEIDNITPLLDGVIKYVPAPKIEVGTLQLQITSLDYSSFLGRIAVGKVTRGVIKENQPISLVKTDGTIKKSRVKELYVFEGMGKKKVTEVLPGDICAVVGLEDFNIGDTIADFENPEALPVISVDEPTMNMLFGINNSPFFGNAEKSGGKFLTSRHLRDRLIKETEKNLALRVEDSERGESFVVYGRGILHLGVLIETMRREGYELTVGQPQVIVKEINGAKCEPYETLVVDVPVEFASKVIDLVTRRKGEMHVMDTKGEMQHLEFEIPSRGLIGLRTQMLTATTGEAVMAHRFIDYKPWKGPIPGRNNGVLLVKQGGTSTGYSIDKLQDRGTFFIDPGEDVYSGQIVAEHIKPGDLVVNVVEGKKLTNMRASGSDAATNIAPKTQLTLEECMEYIQQDECIEVTPVCIRMRKVILDEEERKKEAKKMSAEAV